The Papaver somniferum cultivar HN1 chromosome 3, ASM357369v1, whole genome shotgun sequence genome includes a region encoding these proteins:
- the LOC113355702 gene encoding acyl-protein thioesterase 2-like — protein MSYNRATAGSGSRTTGRSFEYGRTHVVRPKGKHQATIVWLHGLGDNGSSWSQLLENLPLPNIKWICPTAPSRPVAIFGGFPCTAWFDVGELSEDGPDDIEGLDASAAHVANLLSTEPNDIKVGVGGFSMGAATALYSATCCAQGKYGNGNRYTIDLSVVIGLSGWLPCARSLRNKIEGSHEAARRAASLPLLLCHGKGDDVVQYTHGEKSATVLSSTGFRNLTFRTYNGLGHYTVPQEMDEVCSWLTLCLNLEGSRS, from the exons ATGAGCTATAATAGAGCAACTGCTGGTTCTG GAAGTAGAACTACTGGGAGGTCATTCGAGTATGGTAGAACCCATGTAGTCAGGCCTAAAGGGAAACACCAAGCAACTATAGTTTGGCTACACGGTCTCGGAGATAATGGTTCGAG CTGGTCTCAGCTTTTGGAAAACCTTCCTCTCCCAAAC ATAAAATGGATTTGCCCAACAGCTCCTAGCCGACCAGTCGCAATTTTTGGTGGATTTCCTTGTACTGCAT GGTTTGATGTTGGGGAACTTTCGGAAGATGGCCCTGATGATATTGAGGGGTTAGATGCTTCAGCTGCTCATGTTGCAAATTTGTTGTCAACAGAACCCAATGACA TCAAAGTTGGTGTAGGAGGCTTCAGTATGGGTGCCGCAACTGCTCTCTATTCTGCCACTTGTTGTGCTCAAGGAAAATATGGAAATGGAAACCGGTATACAATTGACTTAAGTGTAGTCATAGGTCTAAGTGGCTGGCTTCCATGCGCAAG GAGTTTGAGGAACAAGATAGAAGGCTCACATGAGGCTGCAAGGCGAGCTGCATCACTGCCACTTCTGCTCTGCCATGGTAAAG GTGATGATGTAGTGCAGTACACACATGGAGAGAAATCTGCAACTGTTCTAAGTTCAACTGGATTCCGGAATCTTACTTTCAGAACCTATAATGG GCTTGGACACTATACAGTTCCACAAGAAATGGATGAGGTCTGCAGCTGGCTTACATTATGCTTGAATCTTGAAGGATCGCGATCGTGA
- the LOC113355703 gene encoding ATP synthase subunit epsilon, mitochondrial-like codes for MASAAAASGLAVPFWRSAGMTYITYSNICARLVRNCLKEPHRSEALAREKVHFTVSKWGEGKPNKPTLRSDGAEA; via the exons ATGGCGtctgcagcagcagcatcagGATTAGCAGTACCATTCTGGAGATCAGCAGGGATGACCTACATAACATATTCAAACATCTGTGCTCGCCTTGTTCGTAATTGTCTTAAAGAACCTCACAGATCTGAAGCCTTAGCCCGTGAGAAAGTTCATTTCACCGTTTCCAAATGGGGTGAaggaaaaccaaataaaccaa CATTGCGTTCGGATGGAGCTGAAGCTTGA